TGCTGCAGCTTTTGGAAAATAAacagaagaagaagtagaaagaaaaggagaagaggCTGATCAGGCAGGTTGTGATGTGGCAGAGGTGGAAATGGAGAGGGACACTATTCAAGGTGTGTATATAACATTTCCTATGAAATATAGTTGTCCCACAATGTGGTATTTGAGTCATCTAAGTGGATAAGGTTAATCTGAAATTGACTATAAAAGGATGGGTAGTTCAGGTTCAAAACATGGGTATATATTTGTACAATTGGTTACCAAATcagatataaataaattatgatagataaagatgtttttaattttgaagtaGATTAAGAGCCTGTAATCTTGAAGTAGATTAAGAGCCTGTAATCTCAGTGGCACATAACAAAGTATCAATTACATATACTTGGGTAGTAATGTTTGACTTTGCGGGTAGTTGCTCTTAATAAAGGCTACAAATATATGTCTAAAACACATGAATAGGATTAGGACTCCTATTCTCAATGGACATAACAAAACCACCATAGATGGTGCATCTACATAGTACATCAAAGTTACCCCATTAATTAACAAAGATTTTCTACTTAAAACATTCTCTTCAATAAAGAACTTAACAAAAACCGTTACAAGTTTCCAGCTTTAACCTCCTTGCCCTTGTTGCGTCTCCTCTGATATGTAGTCCAAGGTGATCTAGTTACTGCACTTTCTATGCGCTTTCTTGGTTCATCCTTAAGACGTGTGTATATGTTGGATATTACTTGCAGATTTTGTTCCTCAATGTGGCATTCATCATGATCTTTGGCCGAACTACGATTATCGTCACACCATGTGTTTGCTTCATCCTCACATGTGTAATTAATAGTTTGTGGGCTTGACTCAACCGTTGGTTGAAGAACTTGCTTAATCATCATGAAATCATTTTGAATAAAAGATATCATTTCCTTAATCTCCTTGTGTGCAACTATGACCTGATGTTTACATGTCTCTCTCTCTCCGCATAAAAATTCAGCTTGTGCCTATGGGGAAACCCGCTTGGTGCCTTTTGCATTGCTTCCATCACAACATCATACTGTAGCTCTTCACTTGTGGCAGCCAACTTCTCAAGTACCTGTCAATGAATATACAAAATCAAATATTTCTTATAGTATTACCCcgataattttaaaatttactgAATTGCATTCTTACACGATTGTCTTCAAATGCTTTCAGTATTTTATCCTTGCGCATTGCAACATTTTGCCAACGTAAAAATCGCGGAAATGACCGTATGGTACCAGTACATATAGGTCTTCCACGCAAGAACATGTGCTCCAAAGCCCAAATCTATATCAGCACCAGAAAATCATTTAGTTAAATGAAGAAAtgcaaataaaatattttaaacaaCCATAACAAATTTTAGCAATAATAATAAACATACTATAAAGTACCTGTAATATGGCTGCACAACCGGTTATCCTGACAACTGATTTATTCTTTGACTTATTCAAGCATTTTGCACAACGACTCAAGCTTAGAACCAAGGTATCATAAACAGCAACACCCCAACTATATTCTTGCAATGAATTTAGATTATCTAACATTCGCAACAAACAACTGGTTGAACTCTGCGGGAAATAAAACGTTGCAAACACAAGAAGGATATATAGCCTACAAAAGTCATCAACCTTGTCATCACTTTTATGCCTCCTTAGTTGCTTAACTATTGTCTTAACTGTTATTTCTTCCCCCTTAAATAAACCTTTGGTATGGCATTCAGCATCTTCATCTCCATTGTAATTCACATTTAGTCCAACTAGACGCAATCCTAGTGAGAAACATACATCTAGTGGAGTAAAAGGCACTACATTATCTTGTATTTTAAAACCGAAACGGTTCTCCTCCCACCGACTCTCTAAGTTAGACAACAATATGCAATTGGTACGTAATTTTTCGGGCATTTCCATTAATGAGTGAAACGGGGTTCTCTGAATTCGAGACCTTTGGGCATCTGTTAGATGCTTATTCACCTTAACAAGCCACTTTGTCTTACAAGTGTGCCTAAAACGTAcctggaaaaaaaatgaaaatgcatGTTCAATTTTGGTGTTCATGTTTTGTGAAATATAAGTGTACTTTCAAGCAAAATAAGAAAGTACCACGAGacttattttaaaaactaaCAAACTCCACGGAAACACAAAGGAATGTTGAATGAggacaaaacaaaaattaattgaaGCAGGATGGTAGAGAAAACCCAATCAAAAGCAAAACTCACCATATTTTGCATAAATGGGTGAGTGGATGCAGCTGGGCTTGGTGTGGGAGGAGGAACAACAGCAAATTGAGACATGTATGAGTCTTCACCATAAGGAATCTCAGAAAGCACATGTGCCAAACATGGTTTCTGAAGAAAATACTAGGAGCATTTTACAAGCGGAATCAAAATCAGTGCCTCTTAATGGACACAGAACATGTTAGAACTGGTAATGCAATTTCACACAAAATCACTATACAATAGACTCAAAGCTCTCAACCAGTAACAATGGAGATTCTAGTTTGAGAGAAACTGAAAACAGAGAATGAACAAGAAACTTCTGGAAGGAAGGAAACCCCTAACTGATTCCACAATCAGTTCTAACCAATTTCTATCTACCAGAAGAATGCTAACTGAGGAGTTAAGTTAATCCTCCAATTTATAGTATATCCTAACCCTAACCATTAACTGCAGTTAGTTAATCCTCTTTTATTTAACACTAACTGTCAACTACAGTTAGTTAACCTCACTAGTGCCAGCTTGGTGCCTCACATATACATGCTTGATAGGAGGTTTCTCTGGCCTAGATACAGTAGCAGCTCTATCAGAACATGTGATAGATGCGCATGGATATCATGTACACAAACTTATTGATCCAGAAAGTAATGAGGAATGTTCAAATCCATgggtacaaaaaaaaaacagcaccCAAATGTGCAGGGGAGGTTCTCTAAACCCATATCAATACAACTAAATCAATCCAGCTAATTCACCCAAAGAAAAATACCCacaagaaataaaaagaaaattttacaTCACCCAAATGAAACTAATTCAATACAACAGAAAATTTATTCAGGGGAGGTTCTCTAAACCCATATCATAATTATTCAGGGGAGGTTCTCTAAACCCATATCAATCCACCAAAATCAAATTTCTCAACAAATACATGCATTTGGGGGAAAATAATCAGGCCCAGACGTTGATTTTGATTGGAAATAGATACAATAACAAGCACCATCATACCTTGTTTCTCAAGGGGGAGAAAGGGTGGTTCTGAACTAGGGAAAGAGAGAGTGAGGGCGAGCCGCGGATGGGACGAGGGAGGACCGAACCCAGCGACAACGTGGAAGACCGATCCGAGCGGAGGGGACTTGCTTTATTGGGGGCGACGGTGGCTGAGCAAAATGGTGGGGGAGACGGTGGGTGAGCAAGAAAACCCTAGAGGTGAAGATGAGAGAGAGGCTGCTGTCTAATGAGAGAGAGGCTGCAAGCAAAATTTCGTTTGCCCCCTTTCAATTTTCCAATCTCTCTCATCCAACTTGATTTTACCTCTCTCATCCAACCTGTAAGCTGACATGGAAAATGCTCAACAGATGCTTACGTGGACAAGGTGGAAATGGAGAGGTTTACTGTagaaggtgtgtatatatcaggACTGGCATAAcatatatagaagaagaagtagagAATGGGTctgcagaagaaggaagaaaaatgaaaaagtgaaatgagagagagagggatgTCGACAAAGTGAGTGAGGGAGGATAAAGATGTTTAGATATTTaggaaagatattttgtaaaccggtataaattgatttagacactgaagaatttagctcacagagttaagagaaaaatatgtaatggatatataactatactaaaaattatgagagactctatgaaataatgaaatgtaaatttgaatcattttgagcaaaataaaatgatccatggacaagaaatgagtagaaattgagctaaagaataactgtgagacaattagaacaaaaaTAACGTCATCATATTATGCGTATAAGCTTAgtataaattataagaaaatgacAATAGTACTTATCATCATTTGAGAGAAAAAGACAACTGTCAGATGGCTCACAAAGCGTTGAATTGAGCTTAGTGAATaaaacaaaagttatggcttattaaaaataagaagactaatgatattatcatttaaataatttccTTGATTCGTAATAACAATCAAGTCAGGAAAATAACTttaaaataatagaatataaacactcaattatttaatataatgaaattaaataaataaactagttatttatttcgggGTCTTACATCCGGCGCTTCTTATCTCGCATGAAATGAGCTACTTCCTGCAGAATAATGACATTATCTGAGGGTCCACCCTTAGATTTGAATAAAAGAGTAGTTTTTATTGAGattttatgaaaataagaaTTGAACACATTTATATAATGAAATTACATAAATAAGTAACTACATGACACATGAATCCCATATTTACgatgaaacaaaacaaacactGTTATCatcttcttatttttaattaaataattaatagttTACATagtaattagttattattattatctttctTAAAGAATAcctaccaaaaaaatatttcttaaagAATAGGGACGGAACAGCACCAGGCCGTAAGGCCCTGAGACAAAAAGGGCTAATAGCCCAAATCTCAAATTGACCAAttcttataataatattttaatatagaagcaaaagaaatagtaaaaataaaacCTAAAAGAAAGATGGGGAGAAGTTGGGCGCCGCCTAGCAGAGAAAGAACTCATAGAAGGGGTTGGTCTCACACTCTCACTTACAGATATACTAGTTTTATACACGTGCCTTGCACGAGAATTTATTCTcgattatttttattaaaaatttgtttttaatgttagtttattaaatacagttatgttctttgttttttttaatagaatTTTGGGTGTTATTTTGTTAGTTTAATGTATAGGTTTATTGTACTAAAAAATGATCACTTGTTCTGTAGTT
This is a stretch of genomic DNA from Lotus japonicus ecotype B-129 chromosome 1, LjGifu_v1.2. It encodes these proteins:
- the LOC130734714 gene encoding uncharacterized protein LOC130734714 isoform X1 — encoded protein: MSQFAVVPPPTPSPAASTHPFMQNMVRFRHTCKTKWLVKVNKHLTDAQRSRIQRTPFHSLMEMPEKLRTNCILLSNLESRWEENRFGFKIQDNVVPFTPLDVCFSLGLRLVGLNVNYNGDEDAECHTKGLFKGEEITVKTIVKQLRRHKSDDKVDDFCRLYILLVFATFYFPQSSTSCLLRMLDNLNSLQEYSWGVAVYDTLVLSLSRCAKCLNKSKNKSVVRITGCAAILQIWALEHMFLRGRPICTGTIRSFPRFLRWQNVAMRKDKILKAFEDNRVLEKLAATSEELQYDVVMEAMQKAPSGFPHRHKLNFYAERERHVNIRS
- the LOC130734714 gene encoding uncharacterized protein LOC130734714 isoform X2, giving the protein MEMPEKLRTNCILLSNLESRWEENRFGFKIQDNVVPFTPLDVCFSLGLRLVGLNVNYNGDEDAECHTKGLFKGEEITVKTIVKQLRRHKSDDKVDDFCRLYILLVFATFYFPQSSTSCLLRMLDNLNSLQEYSWGVAVYDTLVLSLSRCAKCLNKSKNKSVVRITGCAAILQIWALEHMFLRGRPICTGTIRSFPRFLRWQNVAMRKDKILKAFEDNRVLEKLAATSEELQYDVVMEAMQKAPSGFPHRHKLNFYAERERHVNIRS